Within Oreochromis aureus strain Israel breed Guangdong linkage group 19, ZZ_aureus, whole genome shotgun sequence, the genomic segment TTCCCACCAGAAATGATAAAAGGAAAATTACTAGAAACTGTTTATACAAATACAAACAGGTGGGAATGACTACTTTAACAAGTCTTACGAGCTAAATAATCTGGGTAATTCATTGATGTATTGCACGCTGAATTTGATCACAGCCCAATGTCCTGTATTtgccaataaaacaaaaaagctttttCATATAAAAGAATAAGCCAAATCTTGCAGTAAATCTATTCTAAATGCTGGCTGTCTGAGGGCCTTGATACAGCGGAAGCTGAAGTACATACAACAAAGAGCCAAAAGAATATCCACCAAAGCCTCAGTTTGGAATCGTTGCGCCAGTCAAAGCAATATCTGGAAACACTTTTTATcctgcaacaacaaaaacatgcagCATCCCAGATTTCAGGCCCGACATAGCTGCATCAAACCACATTGCCCACTATGGTCAGGCCTTAGAAAAGAGGCTTATGCAGAAATCCAGTTCGGGCTAAACGCATAAGCCCAGAGGCTACATAGCATGAGAGCACTGCTAACAAACTGAGCCCAACCTTGGTCAGACAGCAGGTCTTGTGAGGTCATACCCAAATACCACAGATAACACTAGCGCTTCACCCTGATTGTCTTCTAGCATGAAAGCAGTTTTGTGGTTGTAGGTGGAAGAAGGAGGGGGTTTCTCAGAAGAGAGATgttcaaaaatgttctgtttcGGCCTTGGGTAAATGTTATGATAATTTCATTTGCGTGAGTAATTGTGTCTGCTCTTGCAGACTGTTCTGGTCCTGAGTTGCAGAGCAGCAGAGAGGATGAGGGCGGGGCGTATGTTGTTTATTGGATCAATTTCAAAGGAGCGCTTAAAAAATATGATTTGTCCTTCACGCCCGGCATGTTTAGGGTTGGAGAGgaaggcaaaaacaaacaaacattgcaCACAGATCTACAGTTTTCTCCAACACATGACAATATTTCAGCACTATGAAATACATTATCTTTAAAACATCACTAAGCAGGTACATGCAACTGTTCAGAAGATAATAGTCCCAAAAAAAAGGCGCACAATCAAAGTGCGTAACAGTGAGTGTTACTGAAACTTTGAGGCTTTAAACCTTTTTACGCAAACAGGTTCCAGCGAGCGCACAAACGTTTTCTGCTCTGACACAGTTTTGTTATCCACTACTATAGCATTCCAGAGCAAAGACAACACGCTGGAGGCGTGAGATCCAACAAGTGATCCCTCTTGTGAAATCCAGCGTGCCTGCTCATACATGTCTGTGTGGGATACTGAGCTTTGATTACACAGAATAGCTACAGGCCTCCACTGAGGCAGAAGAGTCTTTGGAGTGGGCTCAACTCTGCGGCATTAGACAAGTCAACAACAGACAGGAAATCAGGAAATCAGCAGAATAGAGGGACAATAAGACAGAGATTAGGGCTGACCGGTTTTCTCACTTACTAggacttcctttttttttccccagataAGCACACAATCTATAACAGTCTCACACACTCTTACTAAAACACAATCAGTTGTACATGACCAACCTCTTCAAACTTCAAACTATACGTCGCCCCTTTCCCTTCTCTCACTCACACCATTCAGCTTTAAGAATAAGTCGTGCACGGCAGTTTCTGTCTTTCTCAATGTCATGGGAATTAAACCGGGAGCTCGTGCTTTGTGCTGACTCACCCGCAGGTGATGGGTGCAGCCAATCAACCAGCAGGACTTACTGTAACACCTAAGACTAAAAGGCCAACTCACTCCGCAAACAGGATGATACAATCTCATGACTGTAGGTGGGATGACTTCAGATGTAAACTAAGAAATACCTGGATCTCTTAACAATCTTATACTTTGACCTCACCTGGCTTACCACTTAGGGGAAGAAGACTTTCATCAGCCAGACACAAAAAGAGCTCTCTGCAAGGATTATCTAAAACACTCACTGAAGCAGAGAACGGTAAGAAATGGTACATAAATACTTTCTTTAGAATTTCTTCTACGATGAGGAAAAGACTGTTTCAGCTCACATTGTTTCTGTGTCTCAAGGCTGTTCAATGAGATCTTCTCTGTAACAGCTGACAAGCCCCGTCATGTCAAAGGAAGCTTTGTGAGAGTGTGCAGGTACACACAGCCTAGCTTCCTGACAGAGAcgggtgtgcgtgtgtgtgggatTCAATTATCCTTGATTTTCCCAGCAGGATAGGTAAGAACtaacatcttttctttttttttgtctaattaTTGTTATAGTTTTCACAAAGCAACTGCACGGCAAGAAAAAAATCTTAACATCAGTTATTTTAATTGTGGTTAAAGTTTTCAGCAGACTGAGTCCTTATCAGTCTCCGAGATGTGTAATTAATGGAGCGTTCGGAACcatcatttaaaatgtgtttcttgGCCAATGTGTTTTAATGAGCTTCTTTAGTTTTTAACTTGGCCACGAAGTGTTTCCTGAACACGATACTCATGGCTAAAATCCCAACGACTCCTCCTTGGCCAAACTGACATGTCTGGAAAGGAATGCAGTCGAGTCCGCGCGCTCCAATCTCCCGCTGCTACTAAAGTGCCGATAAAACCTTTACAGGCCAACAAAACCTGTTTGCCGAAGTGGTTTACAAATTTACAGAGTGAGTGTTTCAAGTCACGAACACAGATCTAACTGTGGGCAAAGCTGTTGGGAGGCTTAAAAATCACAGACACAGAGGAGATTATCTAATCGGCGTGCCTGCGTTGATGAACTGAGTTCTGTTTCGCTCACTAAAATCATTACTGGTCACGGAATGTGAAAAcgctttcttgttttgttttttcgatAAAGTTCATTGTGACCAAGATGTTTTAGGTTTTGCTGGTGGAAATGAAATTTCAAGATTATATTATCCTCCAAAAGACATTAAAAATCAGATTTATCCTCTAAGATAATGCCTAGAGTGCAATGCTGTTTATGGAATCGCTGTATTTGATTTTTACCTTAAATAACTTTCAAATCCAGACTCGGGGCATACCTCTCACACCACAGCAAAATAAACTAATTCTATCCCAGTTATTtagacttctgaggaaattatAAACATGTGCTCTAAAGTGAAGTTATTATCATAATTTCTGACAGAAGTTGAGAGGCAAATAACAACCTcccaaaacaaaaagtgaagacAATGCACTGCATACAGGATAACAATTACCACTCTggcattttcttatttattttttttgttgactCTCTTACTGGAAGTCTTAAATGGACTAGAAGACTTCCTCTGGAAGACGTGCAGCAGACCACACCTGCATTTATCGGAAAAGAGGGGATTTGAAAAGTAAATATTTGTAAATGAAAGGTTCAAAGCATTGTTTGAACATCCCTTCGCTGCCAAATAATTGCTGCATTTCATTAAATGAAAATCAAGTGGAGCAGGTGCAATCGCTACACAATGGatgtgaattaaaaaaataatttaaaaaaaagctaacaGACACAGTCAGATCCTTACATCTGGTTTTGAAAAGcatgacaaacacaaacacagatctcCTTCATATTCTAGCATCAATGAGAGAGAACCTGGATGACATGCTGCTGCGGGAAATGTGGTATCATACTGttatttgttaaaatgttaataCTCTCTTTTTGCGTTTCGTTGCAGATGGAGTTATGCTTTTAATTATCAAAACTTCCTAACAAATTgaacaaagaagaaagagacTACAAAGACTTTTGAggattcattaaaaacaaaaaagaataaactgaaacatttaagcAAATCTCAAGCAGATCTGCTAGGATGCCACTCCGAGCATCGCTGCACAGAAAGCCAGCCTCTGGTCGCTGGTCCAGCAGGAATTCCAAGAGGAAGGAGGTTCTGTCTGTCAATATGATCAGCCTACCGCTTGCCGATTTCCGCCACATCACGCATATTGGAAACAATGCCGACAGCTTTGGAGATCTGTCTTTTCTAAAGAGTCACAACCTGCTTTTACAAAGTTCCCAAAGTGAGCAGAACGTCTTTCTGGCCTGCTCACCGCCTCCAAAGCCGCCTCGTCTGAATCTGGACGAGACTGAGGGTAAAAAGACCCCTGACTTGTCTGTGGACCACCAGCACAATAACtcccaaaaaagaaagaaatgcagtTCTCTGCCCCTGCTGGACAGCGAGAAAGGAAATGTAGATGCTGAAAAAGAGGATGGCTGCCAAAGAGGGAATAATACTTCTTCCAATCAGACTCATAGCTCCAGATGGGGCAGCACAGGTTCAGATGGGGATGAAGACTTTACAGAGACCTGTGACAAAACTACGGGACAACAAAAGGATGAGGACAGTGGCTTTTCATTCAACCTAGACCTGGGCCCTTCGATCCTTGACGATGTCCTTCAGGTGATGGacaaactgcaaaaataaaccaGAGATTAGCCAAACGTCTCAGAGAGGCTTTACTAAAGGTTTGGAATATAGAGAACAATAAGAGCCTCCTCTTGTCCAGAATCCTGTTTGGAGACGAAATCATCACATTTGGATATTGTTTTGTTAATTATGTTCAGATAAATCTAAAGATATCTGCTTTTTTGGATTGCAGAATCCCAAACAATGAATAATAAACCAAAGATGAACACTGTACACTTTTTAAAAGGCACAGGATATGCTCCTAGAGCGCTGTGATCCACAGCGTTTACTAAAAAGTAAGCGTGATTCTGTTTGAAAAGGGGGCACATAAACAAAGTTAATGTTCTCCAAGCAATCATCCTTTGCAGATCCAGTGTTTAAGTTAATAATTAAACTTTGTCTCATGTTAAACTAAGAGACATGttaaactaagacattttcacccttttcacaTTTCCCCTTAGCTATTTTAATTCTTCAAACCACACATCACGGCACTGACGACGGCTGTTAAGACTTAAGATTGTTGtgtttaagaaaagaaatgcaaCGACTGGAATCCAAGGTCCTTGGAGCTGCGATGCCTTGGCGTGCTTGCCAATCTGTTGTGTGCAGAGGGCAAATTTTACTCCGCACGCATCTGAGAGGCCCCACTCAAAGGTAGACCAAGGTACCCCCCATCTCTCATTCCCAACAAGgcagtgaaaacaaacacttaGCCCTGCTTCCAATAAAAGCCAGCCAGTGGTGGCAGTTTGGGCTACAGACCAAGCCAGGCCACAGGTCCAAGACCTCagaagaaaaatggagaaaaaaaaaaaaaagtcaaagcagGCTGTTTTCTTAGCTGCAAATCAGCGTTCAATGCTCTGGTGAGCAGTGCACGAGAAGAAAAGTGGTAAAGGGTAACTTGATACTTCCACATATGCAGGGGGTgttgagggaggaggaggaccaGAAACATCATTACTGTAGCAAAAGTTCTGATGAGGGTTTAAACACTACCTTCTACCCAAATACACCCGACACGCAAAAATACATGCTGTATCTCACACACTGGCACACGAGCAAAGGGAAGCACGCGTGGAAGTCTGCGTTCGCCTACGCGGTCAAAACGACACTCGTCCATACGTTTTCCTCAAACCTACAGAGGAGAGGTCGGGACGAGCCTCACTCAGTCTTTGTTGGGGAGTTACCGGGATGGGATGTGGGACAAAACCCAGAAGTAGTCAAATTCCTAAGAGCGCCACGGGTCATGGTACAAAATCTAGAAACCAAAATAAGTTCTTCAAGCAATAAATTTAGAATTCTATGCAAGTCCAAACAGAAACAGCATTGTTTGTGGGAACATTTATATATCCGGTTCTTGTAGACTTCTGCCAATaacacattgtgaatgttttttatttccttctgaagaaaaaattgtttattttgtattttttgtgcaaagcaaataaaaacatcaaatacTCGTATGATGAaattgcttttttctttattttacacattgttttatgtgtttatatCTATCATTTTCTAGAGAAATTACAGCTTATATAGGACTCCTCAACACAATAATATTATCTAGAGGTGGCCAAAATTAGACACGCATGGCAGAATTTCATGCACAGTAGAGGCATGAATGCTGCACTAGAGTAAAGTGGACTTTGAAGCACAGCTAAAGTACAAAGAGGTGGGTATCAATAGCTAACCAGAGTCTGTTAGTAAACTTCAGGATAAGCAGGAGAATGAGCTATTCACTGACAGAGATTTATACTGTGTTGCCCTGCTCGATGCAATAACTCCCTAAGCAAGCAAAACCTTATCTATTCACAAGAGAAAGAGGAATTGTGCAATATCAGATAGCCGCTGCATTTTATGGAAAACCACTCCTcattaaaacattcagaaatAATATTTGGCATCTTTATTTTCCTGCATGCATGTGTCCTTGGTTTTCTCTGAGTCTGTCATCTGTGTGAAAGTCCTGTGAAGGACACAACTTGAGCAAATGTTCAGCCACATGGCTAATACGAGATGAAAGAGTCTGTGATGGAAGACAAATTATCTTGTCTGCGCTGCAAAAAACTGGCCAAACTGTGAAGTATCCCAATCACATCTGGTATCACTTCCCTCCGTTTAAAAATCTAAACTTGCTGTCAtgcagaatacaaaataaaaatctcgtCATTCCTCTAAACCAGCTCGTatgagctgttttttttgtcgGCTACCAACTTAAACACTAAATATACTGTCTTGGCAAATAGGACACGAGTCCTGCGCCTGTAATTGTGCTTCCCAGTGAAATCTAATGCTACATGTCTTTGTTTCggtctggtttgttttgtttttttgtatttacacatGAAAGGGGATTTCATAAAAccaacagtttttttgtttatgcTGCCGGTATCGTGTATCAAGACAGAAAATATTATCAAGCTGCAAAGAGGATCAAGCAAATTGAAAACAGCTCTCCCCTCTCATGATATGCATGATGAgctaaatgcatttaggcattgatttctatgtattccaaaccagcacatctttttttaaaacatctctCATCCTCCGTTTCGTGAGCGGCCGATCATCCTTCAGTCTCGTTATTTTCACTGCTCGTTTctctttactttttactttattactactaacaaaaatgtgaaatagaacaaaaccaaaaaaaaaaaaaagaaatattcagATTTTAAGTCTGGTCATTGCAATAAACAGAAGGCTGTCAATCTCATTCCTAAACAGCTATTATCTCCATTAAGAGCAGGTTTCAGGCCAGCACTGAATATGCCAACAGCAAGGCCACATCCAATGCATCTCTTCCAGACACAAGGACTATTTTAGGTGATAGCGTACTTTTGAAGCACTAGCAAACCAGCAGGCTGGAAAAACAATCCCAGAATAGCTGATCTACTGCATCTGGTTTATGCCGTGACAACCCTGCAATGATTCCCTGGCTCTTGATGGAAGAAGCAGGCACAGAAAGCTCAAACTTAAAACCCTTTACAATAGACTCGTTTTAAATAATACGGTGTGCTAAACTGAGCAATAAACCATGAATCAAGACACAATGATTAATGATGGCATCATATCTCTGGAGGCACGAACGTCAGGTCTGgcaaaaacaaagcagacagATAGATGGGGATTCCACATCCGAGAGTTTGTACGTTAAGATAAACTATCCGTGTGAAATCCCTTTTTGTGATGCAGCAACTATTTGCCGCTCTCGGATACGACTGCACTGAAATGTTTAACAATGGATAATAGGTTCTTTTAGCATTCACTGAGATTTGGAACCATGtactaaaagaaacatttgGACTTCTGGGAAAATTTAAAGGTTCCTTTTCTCAACCTCCCCATTTTTCAGCCTGTCACTACGACGTATTTGTCATATCTGTAACGTTAACTGGTACACACGCAACAGTGAACGATCGGGAAAAGAAACTTGATCCTTTTCCCAAATGAAGGGTCTGAATTTAGTCAAGAGCGTGGGGAGCAATTCCACATGGTGCCAAAGACATGGCCCTCCcatattttgaaatgttttaatatCCATGGTGAGAAAAAGTGGGTGAATGCAGTAGGTCCAGTTATAAATCATGTCATATCTGCTTTTTGGACAAGCGCAACAAAAACAGAGCCAAAAGATCAACACTCCTCTCTGTGAGAGAAGTTAAAAATTTAACACACCATGAGATAGATCAAAGTCTCTGTACCCTGAGGGGGTCTTCTGGGGGAATTTGCCCCTCCCTTTACTCCATTAGGCTCCTCATACTGGCCTCAAATTCATTTATTAAGCCCAGCAGAGATGGAACTAAAGTTAAGGGTGAAGTCATCCATGCATCTGAGCTCCCTGTGGCGAGACGCTGACTCTGTGAGCTGTGTTTAGATTGATGAGGTTAAAGAACCAAGTCCTCACTCTGCTCCTATGTGATTGCAGCTGGATAATGTTGGGACACTATGGAGGGCTCAGCTACAGGAGAGGGATCAGATTTGTAGATCCCAGATAAGAATCAGAAAAGAACATTCACATCCACTGACCTGTGGATAGGTGTGGATCAACACCGCTAATATCTGCCATGGTTTATCTATTATGTCATGTGGGACCTCTTTAGCAAGAAGTATTCTCAGTGAGGGCTAATTTGAAAATAATTCTAGCATAGTAATGTTTCCAGTCAGAGTTAGAGGACAAAAACGGCTAAAGCAATCATCTTTGAATATCTGCAATGCAAACCGGTTTATCATAATAACATTTAAAGAGATTAGTGTGACAAGTCCCAGTGTGCAGACTCAGTCACAGATACTAGTGCTGCGTAGGGGGTCGTAGACCCCACACTAGCATGAGAGGTGAAACCCAGTTCAGCAGTTTTCTGTAGCAAACTGTGGTCCATAGGAGGTTAAttcttcaaattaaaaaaaaaatgttatattaaGATGATCAGAAGGTTTGACTTAATGAAAAAGGCCAAAATccaaaagtaattaataaaaagaaaaaaatgtaatcactTGGCACCAAAATATCAATTTTTACTTTCTCACGTGCCAGACTGCCATTATTGCATGCTGCTACACGAAATGCAGCAATCCTGGGGTCTGCCAGGTCATTTCCGTTAATGAGCAGCCAATGAGGGGCTGTGGGCCAGTGCCGGGCCAGCACCTCACCActccaaaacaaataaaccgaGGACCATTTAACCAAACACATTGTTCTAGGTCAGACGAATGGGAGTGCAAGCACCGGGGAAATATCTGCACCGCtgatatgaaaataaaagctCTGAACGTTTACATACCTCTCTTTGTGGGGCAGTGTTTAGGCAAGAGTATTTGTGCTGGAAGCAATGTAACCGGGAGGATTTTGTAACATGGGGCTGACACGCTTTATGAGAGAGGAGGGGAATTACAACAGCGCATTTTAATGTTATACCGGTACCTGTGAAGGCATGAACTGCCCAGACTGAGAAGCTGCGGCAAAAACCTCAGGCTGTCCTTCAAGCCAGGAAATCTTCAGGGGATTTGCAGCTAGGCCACTTTCATTCTTAACTGCCAGctcctaaaaaaacaaaaaacaaaatgtgagaGTGGGTATTTTATTAAGGTAAAAAAACTTTCTCCTTGTACAGAGTGTTGCAAAATTGTAATATATTCATCTAAAACCTAGTTCAGTTCACATAACACCTAAATAAAGGTGGGCCAACACCGGAGCTGGGACATGAAGATGGGCAGGGTGAGACAACAGAACCTGTACCTAGATCCCAGTAGACTGGCAGGCATATTTTCTGCAGGCGAAACACATGTTGTGGTAAggaaaccacaacaacaaaagtaCATCATGATGACAAAGAGCCTGAGGAACCAGACAGTGGGGAACAATAAGACGGCTCAGTTCCTTCCGTCCAATGGTTTCCATCAGCATCGGGATTTCTGCGGTACAGGATGACTAAAATATcagtttcactcacacagaccgTCCCCAGGCACGGAAGTCTATGACAGCTATCACTCTGAGTAATAATCAAACTCATCGGGTGACCTGGAATTTTGAGGCAaatgaatgttgaagaaaacgGTTTCTGAGGTTTTCATTCAGGAGTTAAGGTACTTACAGCAGCTCTCACAGTTGCAAATTCTGCAACAGCACTGCCTTTCTTCTTACTTGAGATGATCACATTCAAAACATCGCCATACTAGAAgttaaaaaaggggggggggggaaacaaAGTCATATTGAGGTAGAGGAATAATGCTGAACATTCAAATTAATATTTCTTTTCACAGCACAATCCAtaaccataaaaacaaaaaccacacacaggcacaaaagTTCAAAACACTGGTGAATATAAAAGACTTCCTGAGGAGAAGTTAGCATTCAATATGTGTTTGTTATTAGACCTCACAATATTGTTCTTACGTTTGAGCCTGAGCCAGTTATTCTTTGAACAGTAACAACATCTACATCTACTGTCAGCATTAAAGCTGACAGATGTGTTTCATAGCCAACAGCGCTGATTTATGATGTTGAGCTCATTTGATCCCAACAGAGTGGAAAAGTTGGCCTGAAAGTGCAGCAAAGCAAAGACCAACCTCTTTAAGAAAGAGATGGTGAGAAAAGAAGGGGGAGACTATAAACACAATGGAGGAGCACAAGGGGCTTTTTAAATTCCTCATGGTTAGCTCAGGTGGATCAAGTAAAAAAGCTCAATGCCATTTACTTATTCCTAACTAAAGTGGGGCTTGGGAACACAGAGTACAAGGAAAGAGGCCTTTAAgaatctcattctgaaaaaatgTAGCTTTCTGGGAACGGGAAAGTCCAAGAATGCTAATGCTTACTAAGGACACTCTGAAGCAAGCCAACAGTGACAAAGGAGACTCTCTAAAGGCCTCCGTTTCATGAAATATAAATATCGTAACATATTTTTGAAACAAAGATGTATTACTTCAACCAGCCAAAGTACACAAGTCCATACACGCCCACATGCACGTATACACACAATCAAACTCGTTCCCACACAGCAGTGGCTATTTCTACTTGCCCAAACCATTAACTGTCACTCATTGGAGCTTGCCATCTTAAACAGGATTTTCTTAGAATATATTCCCTTTGCTTAAGAATTTAAAAGAAGCAACACTTTTttccagagtttttttttttttttactccctcCTGCTTGGGAGCATATTGATTGCATGCGTGCAGAAGAGAAATTGAAATGCCTTTTTCCAGCCAGGTTGACGTCACTGACACTTGCCCTATCCAACCTATGCCACGCCAAAAGCCCCTGTGACAGATCACAGCATAAGGTGGTACTAGGTTGCATGAGAAGAGCACATTTCCTAATGCCTCCCTCAGCACTGCTTAATCACTTGGTGAGAGGGGCACAAACAATGGTGTGCATGGCTTTAAAAGGGCACTACAACATTGCCCTCAGCACTTTCACTGCAACAAAACTTAATGGGCCTTATTTAAGGGGAGGAACAAAACAATCTACAACACTGATGTCATGCAAACCTCAAATAAGGCTGGACTCTGCAGGTAGGTTTTTTACCATGCAATcatatgcatacacacacacacacacacacacacacacac encodes:
- the LOC116322353 gene encoding cdc42 effector protein 3-like is translated as MPLRASLHRKPASGRWSSRNSKRKEVLSVNMISLPLADFRHITHIGNNADSFGDLSFLKSHNLLLQSSQSEQNVFLACSPPPKPPRLNLDETEGKKTPDLSVDHQHNNSQKRKKCSSLPLLDSEKGNVDAEKEDGCQRGNNTSSNQTHSSRWGSTGSDGDEDFTETCDKTTGQQKDEDSGFSFNLDLGPSILDDVLQVMDKLQK